Proteins encoded together in one Phalacrocorax carbo chromosome 31, bPhaCar2.1, whole genome shotgun sequence window:
- the BICRA gene encoding BRD4-interacting chromatin-remodeling complex-associated protein isoform X3 → MCRCLAGSCLRSPCGDVWETPRRLLLKHHVDMDDEDGRCLLDVICDPQALNDFLHGSEKIDSDDLLDNTGDAASAFFEGAGLHVQESSGNHLSTEQSQPATSVDLDFLEDDILGSPSSGGANLQNSDQPCDILQQSLQEANITEQTLEAEAELDLGSFQLPTLQPVVQTASDGTPQIFSGGADLIGLQQPAVLTHQALVQQSVGADVVNKAISVQPFLQQVGLGNVTIQPISNLQGLPNGSPSGTLGIGPIQVVGQQVMAINQPAQQIIAKQVQPSQVATMPVGSYIAQPAPEQQQVTLASTGVSPQSAGLVIQKNLPTVATTTLNGNSMFGSVSGTQGSQPLTVTSNLSSPLVQAQNVIIHRTPTPIQPKPAGVLQQKLYQITPKPFASNNTTLTIQNEAALQQQKAQQNLTFMASKPGQNVVLSGFPQGLPANVFKQPPPQQQALSKPMSVHLLNQGSSIVIPAQHVPQAMLQGQNQFLLPGQLAGASAVQIPQQLSALQANMGGQILTTSHPGGQAHIITSQGPGGQLITNQALPAQILTNQNIAGQLNLGQVLTSQNAHGTAHILSAPIQLQPGQVGQPALFQMPVSLAGSLTTQSQPSVAASLGQTGQTVIQGVTLPNQVAMLNAAESLGQAVSIQASATTASQSPGLVQPQPSSGAGLLPGADQSSILTVQTASQPPAPLQLNVPPPPPAQQPGTSQPSPGLASSPEKIILGQAAAGAVINQDSMQMFLQQLPAGQQKLPGASPSPSLPHPPLGESPQLPAAHLSQMQSPHPSRPPSQPQPLSRPPSRPHSRPPSQPQTLSRPPSEPLSRSCTPQAPVPGLYVIQNQLASSPLGGGQHPLRPPSQPQPPFQPAQAEAAPAQLQVQLPAPAEVQHAHSPHFQLQFPSQGQIKPPTPTHALHLTAEQQRSFPMVPSQFQTLPAIPSPAPQPKQILDRFQQVPQGIILQTKQPPPTSQASPALSQFNSPSSSVLVSGQGQAATTAAAPAHGHAPAALPPSTAGITTPVPAESKTFSGVSAPVSAGKAAAAPGKSGTPLAIQQPVQAKPGVISSVSGLSLGKGPLQIQVVGKGLSQLVPSVPVQGQQLYDGKLALKKAPTLQPSKEACFLEQLHKHQGAVLHPDYKTSFRSFDDALQRLLPYHVYQGMLPSAQDYRKVDEEFEVVSTQLLKRTQAMLNKYRLLLLEESRRVSPSAEMVMIDRMFIQEEKTMLALDKQLAKEKPDEYVSSSRSQSLSSAAPASVSSAAPAPESLKAPPAQAAPPLHPTKLVIKHSGGSPSVTWAKASPSLDGDEDALPSRSKPPIKTYEARSRIGLKLKIKQEAGLSKVVHNTALDPVHQPPPVCRVIKGPDPHAAAAAGQMNGTVEHVASAPAEKKPVVTYCRLPLRKTYRENVDAFVAEKPADACPKGSAPKGDKLPGALVIKQEDGSRSVITSHKSRDSPSAAAAAEKGRPEEGSKLPFFNRSDARSLVLQDSAAPPKADDATGGLMKELAEVEDEFYRGMIKPEPPDQGSGSELTWEVPLPPAKRRKSESFEVDNASFSSDSPQDDSLNEHLQSAIDSILNLQQPQTGAPNVRTPSSSYNSSSSPFSSPVHRTDAYLAPNHNGGLGARTLNR, encoded by the exons TTGACATGGATGATGAAGACGGCCGGTGCCTGCTAGATGTAATTTG CGACCCTCAGGCCTTGAACGACTTCTTACATGGATCCGAAAAG attgaCAGTGATGATCTCCTGGACAACACAGGAGATGCAGCCAGTGCCttttttgaaggtgctggg CTGCACGTACAAGAGTCCTCCGGCAACCACCTGAGCACCGAGCAGAGTCAGCCCGCCACCAGCGTGGACCTCGACTTCCTAGAAGATGACATCCTGGGGTCGCCGTCCAGCGGCGGGGCGAACCTGCAGAACTCGGACCAGCCCTGCGACATCCTCCAGCAGAGCCTGCAGGAGGCCAACATCACCGAGCAGACGCTGGAGGCGGAGGCCGAGCTGGACCTGGGCTCCTTCCAGCTCCCCACCCTGCAGCCGGTGGTGCAGACGGCCTCCGACGGCACCCCGCAGATCTTCTCCGGCGGGGCCGACCTGATCGGGCTGCAGCAACCCGCCGTCCTGACGCACCAAGCCCTGGTGCAGCAGTCGGTAGGGGCGGATGTCGTCAACAAAGCCATCAGCGTCCAGCCTTTCCTCCAGCAGGTCGGCCTGGGCAACGTCACCATCCAGCCCATCTCCAACCTCCAGGGCTTGCCCAACGGCAGCCCCAGCGGCACGCTGGGGATCGGGCCCATTCAGGTGGTCGGGCAGCAGGTGATGGCCATCAACCAGCCGGCGCAGCAGATCATCGCCAAGCAGGTTCAGCCCTCCCAGGTGGCCACCATGCCCGTCGGCAGCTACATCGCCCAGCCGGCGCCCGAGCAGCAGCAGGTCACCCTCGCCTCGACGGGGGTCTCTCCGCAGAGCGCCGGCCTCGTCATCCAGAAGAACCTGCCGACGGTGGCCACCACGACGCTGAACGGGAACTCCATGTTCGGGAGCGTGTCCGGGACGCAGGGCTCCCAGCCGCTCACCGTCACCTCGAACTTGAGCAGCCCCTTGGTGCAGGCCCAAAACGTCATCATCCACAGGACGCCCACCCCGATCCAGCCCAAACCCGCGGGGGTCCTCCAGCAGAAGCTCTACCAGATCACCCCCAAGCCCTTCGCCTCCAACAACACCACCCTGACCATCCAGAACGAAGccgccctgcagcagcagaaggccCAGCAGAACCTGACCTTCATGGCCAGCAAACCGGGGCAGAACGTGGTGCTGTCGGGCTTCCCCCAGGGGCTTCCAGCCAACGTCTTCAagcagccgccgccgcagcAGCAAGCCCTCAGCAAGCCCATGAGCGTCCACTTGCTGaaccagggcagcagcatcGTCATCCCCGCCCAGCACGTCCCGCAGGCCATGCTGCAGGGCCAGAACCAGTTCCTCCTCCCCGGGCAGCTGGCGGGCGCCTCCGCCGTGCAGATACCCCAGCAGCTCTCGGCCCTGCAGGCCAACATGGGGGGCCAGATCCTGACCACCTCCCACCCCGGCGGGCAAGCCCACATCATAACGAGCCAAGGGCCGGGCGGACAGCTCATAACCAACCAAGCCTTGCCGGCGCAGATCCTCACCAACCAGAACATCGCCGGCCAGCTGAACCTGGGCCAGGTGCTCACCTCGCAGAACGCCCACGGCACCGCTCACATCCTCTCGGCTCCCATCCAGCTCCAGCCcggccaggtgggtcagccgGCTCTCTTCCAGATGCCCGTTTCGCTGGCGGGCAGCTTGACCACGCAGAGCCAACCCTCGGTGGCCGCTTCGCTGGGCCAGACGGGGCAGACGGTGATCCAGGGGGTGACGCTGCCCAACCAGGTGGCCATGCTCAACGCCGCCGAGAGCCTCGGCCAGGCGGTGAGCATCCAAGCCTCCGCCACCACCGCCAGCCAAAGCCCCGGCCTCGTCcagccgcagccctcctcgggcGCCGGCCTGCTCCCCGGCGCCGACCAGTCCTCCATCCTCACCGTCCAAACCGCCTCCCAGCCGCCCGCTCCGCTCCAGCTCAACGTgccgcctccgccgcccgcCCAGCAGCCCGGGacttcccagcccagccccggctTGGCCTCCAGCCCGGAGAAGATCATCCTGGGCCAGGCGGCCGCCGGCGCCGTCATCAACCAGGACTCCATGCAGATGTTCCTGCAGCAG ttacctgcagggcagcagaagctccctggAGCCTCCCCGTCCCCTTCGCTACCTCATCCTCCCCTGGGGGAGAGCCCGCAGCTCCCGGCCGCCCACCTCTCCCAAATGcagtccccccacccctcccggcccccctcccagccccagcccctctcccggCCCCCCTCGCGGCCCCACTCGCGCCCCCCTTCCCAGCCGCAGACGCTCTCCCGGCCCCCCTCGGAGCCGCTCTCCCGCTCCTGCACCCCGCAGGCGCCCGTGCCCGGCCTGTACGTCATCCAGAACCAGCTGGCCTCCTCCCCCCTGGgcggggggcagcaccccctgcgcccaccctcccagccccagccgccCTTCCAGCCGGCGCAGGCGGAAGCCGCCCCGGCGCAGCTCCAGGTCCAGCTCCCGGCGCCGGCGGAGGTCCAGCACGCCCACTCCCCCCACTTCCAGCTGCAGTTTCCATCGCAGGGTCAGATCAAACCTCCCACTCCCACCCACGCTCTCCACCTAACCGCGGAGCAGCAGAGGAGCTTTCCGATGGTCCCGAGCCAATTCCAAACCCTCCcggccatccccagccccgctcctcaGCCGAAGCAAATACTGGACAGGTTCCAGCAG GTGCCCCAAGGGATCATCCTGCAAACGAAGCAGCCGCCTCCCACCAGCCAGGCTTCCCCTGCGCTCAGCCAGTTCAACAGCCCGTCCTCCTCCGTCCTGGTGAGCGGCCAGGGGCAGGCGGCGACGACCGCGGCGGCCCCCGCGCACGGCCAcgcgcccgccgccctcccgcctTCCACCGCAG GCATTACCACCCCGGTTCCCGCGGAGAGTAAAACCTTCTCCGGCGTTTCCGCGCCGGTTTCCGCCGGGAAGgcggccgcagccccggggaAGTCGGGGACGCCTCTCGCCATCCAGCAGCCGGTTCAG GCGAAGCCCGGCGTGATCAGTTCCGTCTCGGGCCTGAGCCTCGGGAAGGGTCCCTTGCAGATCCAGGTCGTGGGGAAAGGATTGTCGCAGCTCGTGCCCTCGGTCCCCGTGCAAGGCCAGCAGCTG TACGACGGCAAGCTCGCTCTGAAGAAAGCCCCGACACTACAGCCCAGCAAGGAAGCCTG TTTCCTGGAGCAGCTGCACAAACACCAGGGCGCGGTGCTGCATCCCGACTACAAGACGTCGTTCCGCTCCTTCGACGACGCCTTGCAGCGGCTCCTGCCCTACCACGTCTACCAGGGGATGCTGCCCTCTGCCCAGGACTACAGGAAGG TGGACGAGGAGTTCGAAGTGGTGTCCACCCAGCTGCTGAAGCGCACGCAAGCGATGTTGAACAAGTACCGCCTGCTGCTCTTGGAGGAGTCTCGG AGAGTCAGTCCTTCTGCCGAGATGGTGATGATCGACCGCATGTTCATCCAGGAAGAAAAGACCATGTTAGCGCTCGACAAGCAGCTGGCAAAGGAGAAACCAG ACGAGTACGTCTCGTCCTCCCGCTCGCAGAGCCTCTCCTCGGCGGCCCCGGCCTCCGTGTCCAGCGCGGCACCGGCCCCCGAGAGCCTGAAGGCCCCCCCGGCGCAGGCGGCCCCCCCGCTGCACCCCACCAAGCTGGTGATCAAGCACAGCGGGGGCTCCCCGTCGGTCACCTGGGCCAAGGCTTCCCCCTCCCTGGACGGGGACGAGGACGCCTTGCCCTCCCGGAGCAAGCCCCCCATCAAAACCTACGAGGCGCGCAGTCGCATCGGCCTCAAGCTGAAGATCAAGCAGGAGGCCGGGCTCAGCAAAGTGGTCCACAACACCGCCCTGGACCCCGTGCACCAGCCGCCCCCCGTCTGCCGAGTCATCAAAGGGCCCGACCCacacgccgccgccgccgccgggcagATGAACGGCACCGTCGAGCACGTCGCCTCGGCTCCCGCCGAGAAGAAACCCGTCGTGACCTACTGCCGGCTCCCCCTTCGCAAGACCTACCGCGAGAACGTGGACGCTTTCGTGGCCGAGAAGCCGGCCGACGCCTGCCCCAAGGGGAGCGCCCCGAAGGGCGACAAGCTCCCCGGCGCCCTCGTCATCAAGCAGGAGGACGGCTCCAGGAGCGTGATCACCTCCCACAAGAGCCGCGACAGcccctcggcggcggcggcggcggagaaGGGCCGGCCGGAGGAGGGCTCCAAGCTCCCCTTCTTCAACAGGAGCGACGCCCGCTCCCTCGTCCTGCAGGACAGCGCGGCCCCGCCGAAGGCCGACGACGCCACCGGTGGCCTTATGAAGGAGCTTGCGGAAGTGGAGGACGAGTTTTACCGCGGGATGATAAAACCGGAGCCTCCGGACCAGGGCTCGGGCTCGGAACTGACCTGGGAGGTGCCGCTGCCGCCGGCCAAGCGTCGGAAGTCGGAGTCCTTCGAGGTGGACAACGCCAGCTTCTCCAGCGACAGCCCCCAGGACGACTCGCTCAACGAGCACCTACAGAGCGCCATCGACAGCATCCTCAACCTGCAGCAACCTCAGACCGGGGCCCCGAACGTCCGGACGCCTTCCTCCTCCTacaactcctcctcctcccccttctcctcgCCCGTCCACCGTACGGACGCCTACCTTGCCCCTAATCACAACGGCGGCCTTGGAGCGAGGACGTTGAACAGATAA
- the BICRA gene encoding BRD4-interacting chromatin-remodeling complex-associated protein isoform X4, giving the protein MCRCLAGSCLRSPCGDVWETPRRLLLKHHVDMDDEDGRCLLDVICDPQALNDFLHGSEKLHVQESSGNHLSTEQSQPATSVDLDFLEDDILGSPSSGGANLQNSDQPCDILQQSLQEANITEQTLEAEAELDLGSFQLPTLQPVVQTASDGTPQIFSGGADLIGLQQPAVLTHQALVQQSVGADVVNKAISVQPFLQQVGLGNVTIQPISNLQGLPNGSPSGTLGIGPIQVVGQQVMAINQPAQQIIAKQVQPSQVATMPVGSYIAQPAPEQQQVTLASTGVSPQSAGLVIQKNLPTVATTTLNGNSMFGSVSGTQGSQPLTVTSNLSSPLVQAQNVIIHRTPTPIQPKPAGVLQQKLYQITPKPFASNNTTLTIQNEAALQQQKAQQNLTFMASKPGQNVVLSGFPQGLPANVFKQPPPQQQALSKPMSVHLLNQGSSIVIPAQHVPQAMLQGQNQFLLPGQLAGASAVQIPQQLSALQANMGGQILTTSHPGGQAHIITSQGPGGQLITNQALPAQILTNQNIAGQLNLGQVLTSQNAHGTAHILSAPIQLQPGQVGQPALFQMPVSLAGSLTTQSQPSVAASLGQTGQTVIQGVTLPNQVAMLNAAESLGQAVSIQASATTASQSPGLVQPQPSSGAGLLPGADQSSILTVQTASQPPAPLQLNVPPPPPAQQPGTSQPSPGLASSPEKIILGQAAAGAVINQDSMQMFLQQLPAGQQKLPGASPSPSLPHPPLGESPQLPAAHLSQMQSPHPSRPPSQPQPLSRPPSRPHSRPPSQPQTLSRPPSEPLSRSCTPQAPVPGLYVIQNQLASSPLGGGQHPLRPPSQPQPPFQPAQAEAAPAQLQVQLPAPAEVQHAHSPHFQLQFPSQGQIKPPTPTHALHLTAEQQRSFPMVPSQFQTLPAIPSPAPQPKQILDRFQQVPQGIILQTKQPPPTSQASPALSQFNSPSSSVLVSGQGQAATTAAAPAHGHAPAALPPSTAGITTPVPAESKTFSGVSAPVSAGKAAAAPGKSGTPLAIQQPVQAKPGVISSVSGLSLGKGPLQIQVVGKGLSQLVPSVPVQGQQLYDGKLALKKAPTLQPSKEACFLEQLHKHQGAVLHPDYKTSFRSFDDALQRLLPYHVYQGMLPSAQDYRKVDEEFEVVSTQLLKRTQAMLNKYRLLLLEESRRVSPSAEMVMIDRMFIQEEKTMLALDKQLAKEKPDEYVSSSRSQSLSSAAPASVSSAAPAPESLKAPPAQAAPPLHPTKLVIKHSGGSPSVTWAKASPSLDGDEDALPSRSKPPIKTYEARSRIGLKLKIKQEAGLSKVVHNTALDPVHQPPPVCRVIKGPDPHAAAAAGQMNGTVEHVASAPAEKKPVVTYCRLPLRKTYRENVDAFVAEKPADACPKGSAPKGDKLPGALVIKQEDGSRSVITSHKSRDSPSAAAAAEKGRPEEGSKLPFFNRSDARSLVLQDSAAPPKADDATGGLMKELAEVEDEFYRGMIKPEPPDQGSGSELTWEVPLPPAKRRKSESFEVDNASFSSDSPQDDSLNEHLQSAIDSILNLQQPQTGAPNVRTPSSSYNSSSSPFSSPVHRTDAYLAPNHNGGLGARTLNR; this is encoded by the exons TTGACATGGATGATGAAGACGGCCGGTGCCTGCTAGATGTAATTTG CGACCCTCAGGCCTTGAACGACTTCTTACATGGATCCGAAAAG CTGCACGTACAAGAGTCCTCCGGCAACCACCTGAGCACCGAGCAGAGTCAGCCCGCCACCAGCGTGGACCTCGACTTCCTAGAAGATGACATCCTGGGGTCGCCGTCCAGCGGCGGGGCGAACCTGCAGAACTCGGACCAGCCCTGCGACATCCTCCAGCAGAGCCTGCAGGAGGCCAACATCACCGAGCAGACGCTGGAGGCGGAGGCCGAGCTGGACCTGGGCTCCTTCCAGCTCCCCACCCTGCAGCCGGTGGTGCAGACGGCCTCCGACGGCACCCCGCAGATCTTCTCCGGCGGGGCCGACCTGATCGGGCTGCAGCAACCCGCCGTCCTGACGCACCAAGCCCTGGTGCAGCAGTCGGTAGGGGCGGATGTCGTCAACAAAGCCATCAGCGTCCAGCCTTTCCTCCAGCAGGTCGGCCTGGGCAACGTCACCATCCAGCCCATCTCCAACCTCCAGGGCTTGCCCAACGGCAGCCCCAGCGGCACGCTGGGGATCGGGCCCATTCAGGTGGTCGGGCAGCAGGTGATGGCCATCAACCAGCCGGCGCAGCAGATCATCGCCAAGCAGGTTCAGCCCTCCCAGGTGGCCACCATGCCCGTCGGCAGCTACATCGCCCAGCCGGCGCCCGAGCAGCAGCAGGTCACCCTCGCCTCGACGGGGGTCTCTCCGCAGAGCGCCGGCCTCGTCATCCAGAAGAACCTGCCGACGGTGGCCACCACGACGCTGAACGGGAACTCCATGTTCGGGAGCGTGTCCGGGACGCAGGGCTCCCAGCCGCTCACCGTCACCTCGAACTTGAGCAGCCCCTTGGTGCAGGCCCAAAACGTCATCATCCACAGGACGCCCACCCCGATCCAGCCCAAACCCGCGGGGGTCCTCCAGCAGAAGCTCTACCAGATCACCCCCAAGCCCTTCGCCTCCAACAACACCACCCTGACCATCCAGAACGAAGccgccctgcagcagcagaaggccCAGCAGAACCTGACCTTCATGGCCAGCAAACCGGGGCAGAACGTGGTGCTGTCGGGCTTCCCCCAGGGGCTTCCAGCCAACGTCTTCAagcagccgccgccgcagcAGCAAGCCCTCAGCAAGCCCATGAGCGTCCACTTGCTGaaccagggcagcagcatcGTCATCCCCGCCCAGCACGTCCCGCAGGCCATGCTGCAGGGCCAGAACCAGTTCCTCCTCCCCGGGCAGCTGGCGGGCGCCTCCGCCGTGCAGATACCCCAGCAGCTCTCGGCCCTGCAGGCCAACATGGGGGGCCAGATCCTGACCACCTCCCACCCCGGCGGGCAAGCCCACATCATAACGAGCCAAGGGCCGGGCGGACAGCTCATAACCAACCAAGCCTTGCCGGCGCAGATCCTCACCAACCAGAACATCGCCGGCCAGCTGAACCTGGGCCAGGTGCTCACCTCGCAGAACGCCCACGGCACCGCTCACATCCTCTCGGCTCCCATCCAGCTCCAGCCcggccaggtgggtcagccgGCTCTCTTCCAGATGCCCGTTTCGCTGGCGGGCAGCTTGACCACGCAGAGCCAACCCTCGGTGGCCGCTTCGCTGGGCCAGACGGGGCAGACGGTGATCCAGGGGGTGACGCTGCCCAACCAGGTGGCCATGCTCAACGCCGCCGAGAGCCTCGGCCAGGCGGTGAGCATCCAAGCCTCCGCCACCACCGCCAGCCAAAGCCCCGGCCTCGTCcagccgcagccctcctcgggcGCCGGCCTGCTCCCCGGCGCCGACCAGTCCTCCATCCTCACCGTCCAAACCGCCTCCCAGCCGCCCGCTCCGCTCCAGCTCAACGTgccgcctccgccgcccgcCCAGCAGCCCGGGacttcccagcccagccccggctTGGCCTCCAGCCCGGAGAAGATCATCCTGGGCCAGGCGGCCGCCGGCGCCGTCATCAACCAGGACTCCATGCAGATGTTCCTGCAGCAG ttacctgcagggcagcagaagctccctggAGCCTCCCCGTCCCCTTCGCTACCTCATCCTCCCCTGGGGGAGAGCCCGCAGCTCCCGGCCGCCCACCTCTCCCAAATGcagtccccccacccctcccggcccccctcccagccccagcccctctcccggCCCCCCTCGCGGCCCCACTCGCGCCCCCCTTCCCAGCCGCAGACGCTCTCCCGGCCCCCCTCGGAGCCGCTCTCCCGCTCCTGCACCCCGCAGGCGCCCGTGCCCGGCCTGTACGTCATCCAGAACCAGCTGGCCTCCTCCCCCCTGGgcggggggcagcaccccctgcgcccaccctcccagccccagccgccCTTCCAGCCGGCGCAGGCGGAAGCCGCCCCGGCGCAGCTCCAGGTCCAGCTCCCGGCGCCGGCGGAGGTCCAGCACGCCCACTCCCCCCACTTCCAGCTGCAGTTTCCATCGCAGGGTCAGATCAAACCTCCCACTCCCACCCACGCTCTCCACCTAACCGCGGAGCAGCAGAGGAGCTTTCCGATGGTCCCGAGCCAATTCCAAACCCTCCcggccatccccagccccgctcctcaGCCGAAGCAAATACTGGACAGGTTCCAGCAG GTGCCCCAAGGGATCATCCTGCAAACGAAGCAGCCGCCTCCCACCAGCCAGGCTTCCCCTGCGCTCAGCCAGTTCAACAGCCCGTCCTCCTCCGTCCTGGTGAGCGGCCAGGGGCAGGCGGCGACGACCGCGGCGGCCCCCGCGCACGGCCAcgcgcccgccgccctcccgcctTCCACCGCAG GCATTACCACCCCGGTTCCCGCGGAGAGTAAAACCTTCTCCGGCGTTTCCGCGCCGGTTTCCGCCGGGAAGgcggccgcagccccggggaAGTCGGGGACGCCTCTCGCCATCCAGCAGCCGGTTCAG GCGAAGCCCGGCGTGATCAGTTCCGTCTCGGGCCTGAGCCTCGGGAAGGGTCCCTTGCAGATCCAGGTCGTGGGGAAAGGATTGTCGCAGCTCGTGCCCTCGGTCCCCGTGCAAGGCCAGCAGCTG TACGACGGCAAGCTCGCTCTGAAGAAAGCCCCGACACTACAGCCCAGCAAGGAAGCCTG TTTCCTGGAGCAGCTGCACAAACACCAGGGCGCGGTGCTGCATCCCGACTACAAGACGTCGTTCCGCTCCTTCGACGACGCCTTGCAGCGGCTCCTGCCCTACCACGTCTACCAGGGGATGCTGCCCTCTGCCCAGGACTACAGGAAGG TGGACGAGGAGTTCGAAGTGGTGTCCACCCAGCTGCTGAAGCGCACGCAAGCGATGTTGAACAAGTACCGCCTGCTGCTCTTGGAGGAGTCTCGG AGAGTCAGTCCTTCTGCCGAGATGGTGATGATCGACCGCATGTTCATCCAGGAAGAAAAGACCATGTTAGCGCTCGACAAGCAGCTGGCAAAGGAGAAACCAG ACGAGTACGTCTCGTCCTCCCGCTCGCAGAGCCTCTCCTCGGCGGCCCCGGCCTCCGTGTCCAGCGCGGCACCGGCCCCCGAGAGCCTGAAGGCCCCCCCGGCGCAGGCGGCCCCCCCGCTGCACCCCACCAAGCTGGTGATCAAGCACAGCGGGGGCTCCCCGTCGGTCACCTGGGCCAAGGCTTCCCCCTCCCTGGACGGGGACGAGGACGCCTTGCCCTCCCGGAGCAAGCCCCCCATCAAAACCTACGAGGCGCGCAGTCGCATCGGCCTCAAGCTGAAGATCAAGCAGGAGGCCGGGCTCAGCAAAGTGGTCCACAACACCGCCCTGGACCCCGTGCACCAGCCGCCCCCCGTCTGCCGAGTCATCAAAGGGCCCGACCCacacgccgccgccgccgccgggcagATGAACGGCACCGTCGAGCACGTCGCCTCGGCTCCCGCCGAGAAGAAACCCGTCGTGACCTACTGCCGGCTCCCCCTTCGCAAGACCTACCGCGAGAACGTGGACGCTTTCGTGGCCGAGAAGCCGGCCGACGCCTGCCCCAAGGGGAGCGCCCCGAAGGGCGACAAGCTCCCCGGCGCCCTCGTCATCAAGCAGGAGGACGGCTCCAGGAGCGTGATCACCTCCCACAAGAGCCGCGACAGcccctcggcggcggcggcggcggagaaGGGCCGGCCGGAGGAGGGCTCCAAGCTCCCCTTCTTCAACAGGAGCGACGCCCGCTCCCTCGTCCTGCAGGACAGCGCGGCCCCGCCGAAGGCCGACGACGCCACCGGTGGCCTTATGAAGGAGCTTGCGGAAGTGGAGGACGAGTTTTACCGCGGGATGATAAAACCGGAGCCTCCGGACCAGGGCTCGGGCTCGGAACTGACCTGGGAGGTGCCGCTGCCGCCGGCCAAGCGTCGGAAGTCGGAGTCCTTCGAGGTGGACAACGCCAGCTTCTCCAGCGACAGCCCCCAGGACGACTCGCTCAACGAGCACCTACAGAGCGCCATCGACAGCATCCTCAACCTGCAGCAACCTCAGACCGGGGCCCCGAACGTCCGGACGCCTTCCTCCTCCTacaactcctcctcctcccccttctcctcgCCCGTCCACCGTACGGACGCCTACCTTGCCCCTAATCACAACGGCGGCCTTGGAGCGAGGACGTTGAACAGATAA